The Polynucleobacter sp. MWH-UH2A DNA segment ACTTAAGCAATATCACTCGCGAGCAATGGCAAGCCTTGGCGCATCGTCAATTTGGTATTGGCGCAGATCAAATTCTTTTGGTTGAAAAGCCTACTCAGAATGATGCTGACTTTCGTTATCGCATTTTTAATGCGGATGGCGGAGAAGTAGAACAATGCGGCAATGGATCGCGTTGCTTTGTACGTTTTGTACTTGATCAAGGCTTGTCCAATAAAAATCCTCTACGTGTTGAAGTAGCGCATACCGTCCTTACACTCAAATCCCATCCCGATGGGCAGGTTGAGGTAAATATGGGCGCCCCTATTTTTGAACACAGTCAAATTCCATTCAATGCCAATGGCTTGGCAAGCCTGCAAGAGTTTCATGAAACACTCTATGCACTGCCACTGAATCATCCTGCGACACACGATACTTTGGTGGGTGTTCTCTCCATGGGCAACCCTCATGCTGTGCAAGTGGTTGGTGATGTTGCAAGCGCCCCCGTTTTAGAGGAAGGCCCTGAAATCGAAAAGCATGCCGCCTTTCCAAAAAGAGTGAATGCTGGCTATATGCAAATCATGAGTCGCAATGAGATAGCGTTGCGAGTTTATGAACGTGGCGCTGGAGAAACCCTAGCTTGTGGAACTGGCGCCTGTGCGGCCGTCGTCTCAGGCATTCGAAGAGGTCTACTAGACTCACCTGTAAAAGTTCATACCCGTGGGGGCGATCTCCAAATTGCCTGGGGTGGAATTGCGAACAACGAAATTCAGCCTGTCATCATGACGGGCCCAGCTGTTACTGTTTTCGTAGGTGAAACAGAAATCTAAGAACTTATTTCTTAGATTCCGTATTTTTCTCGATACGCTTTTACTGCCGGCAAGCAAGCAGTTAATTGGGCATCACTAGATGCAGTCAAGAAAGACATCAAACCAGTCAAGTTCGCAATCGAAATGACTGGCAAACCAAACTCTTGTTCAACAGCCTGAACTGCAGACTTGTCACCAATGTCTGTTGCATTACCGGATCGCTCCATCCGATCCAATGCAATTAATACAGCCACCGGCTCCGCACCTGCTTTGCGAATGAGGTCTACAGACTCTCTAACTGAAGTGCCTGCTGAAATCACATCATCAACAATGATGACCTTGCCTTTAACTGGAGCCCCAACCAACACGCCACCTTCACCATGATCCTTGGCTTCCTTGCGGTTATAGGCATAAGGGACATTAATGCCGTCATTCGCTAAGGCGATGGCAGTTGCGGCAGCAAGGGTAATACCCTTATAAGCAGGCCCATACAGCATGTCGAATGGGATTTTCGATTCCACTAGCGCCTTGGCATAGTAATGCCCAAGCGCGCCTAAGCGAGCGCCATCATTAAACTCGCCCGCATTAAAGAAATATGGAGAGAGCCTGCCCGCTTTGGTTTTAAACTCCCCAAAGGACAAAACCTTTGCCTCCAAGGCAAAACGAATGAAGTTATCTTGATTTGAATTATTTGAGCTCATAGACCTACATGTTACGCATCATTTCCGCGAACCTCAACGGTATCCGTTCTGCAGTTAAAAAAGGCTTTCTATCTTGGGCCGTCAAACAAAAGGCAGACTTTATCTGCATGCAGGAGCTTAAAGCTCAGCGCGATGATTTGGAAGATGCCATTCTGAACCCTGATGGACTGCATGGATTCTTCCATCATGCCGAGAAAAAGGGTTACAGCGGGTGTGGCATCTATACGCACCACCAACCAGATGATGTGCTTTATGGTTACGGCAATGCAGAATTTGATGCAGAGGGGCGTTATGTTGAAGCGCGCTTCAAAAATCTTTCGGTGATCTCGGTGTATATGCCCTCGGGTTCAAGCTCGCCTGAGCGACAAGAGGCGAAATATCGCTATCTCGATAGTTTTATGCCACATCTCATCAAGCTCAAAAAATCTGGTCGTGAAATTGTTCTTTGTGGTGACGTCAATATTGCCCATCATGAAATTGATTTAAAAAACTGGAAAGGCAATCTTAAGAACTCCGGCTTCCTCCCTGAAGAGCGTGCTTGGTTAACCAAACTGTTTGATCAAGTTGGCTATGTTGATGTTTACCGAAAACTAGA contains these protein-coding regions:
- the dapF gene encoding diaminopimelate epimerase — encoded protein: MHGAGNDFIVLNGIDQDLSNITREQWQALAHRQFGIGADQILLVEKPTQNDADFRYRIFNADGGEVEQCGNGSRCFVRFVLDQGLSNKNPLRVEVAHTVLTLKSHPDGQVEVNMGAPIFEHSQIPFNANGLASLQEFHETLYALPLNHPATHDTLVGVLSMGNPHAVQVVGDVASAPVLEEGPEIEKHAAFPKRVNAGYMQIMSRNEIALRVYERGAGETLACGTGACAAVVSGIRRGLLDSPVKVHTRGGDLQIAWGGIANNEIQPVIMTGPAVTVFVGETEI
- the pyrE gene encoding orotate phosphoribosyltransferase, whose amino-acid sequence is MSSNNSNQDNFIRFALEAKVLSFGEFKTKAGRLSPYFFNAGEFNDGARLGALGHYYAKALVESKIPFDMLYGPAYKGITLAAATAIALANDGINVPYAYNRKEAKDHGEGGVLVGAPVKGKVIIVDDVISAGTSVRESVDLIRKAGAEPVAVLIALDRMERSGNATDIGDKSAVQAVEQEFGLPVISIANLTGLMSFLTASSDAQLTACLPAVKAYREKYGI
- a CDS encoding exodeoxyribonuclease III; this encodes MLRIISANLNGIRSAVKKGFLSWAVKQKADFICMQELKAQRDDLEDAILNPDGLHGFFHHAEKKGYSGCGIYTHHQPDDVLYGYGNAEFDAEGRYVEARFKNLSVISVYMPSGSSSPERQEAKYRYLDSFMPHLIKLKKSGREIVLCGDVNIAHHEIDLKNWKGNLKNSGFLPEERAWLTKLFDQVGYVDVYRKLEPQAGESCYTWWSNRGQAYAKNVGWRIDYQISTPEIAASAKKTAVYKDERFSDHAPLTVDYDWKL